Proteins from a single region of Lysinibacillus sp. JNUCC-52:
- a CDS encoding alpha/beta fold hydrolase — MMDVVVRNNVKIIGKGQKPILFAHGFGCDQNMWRYITPAFEEQYQIILFDYVGSGNSDLNAYQSDKYQSLQGYKQDVLDIIEALGLQQVIFIGHSISSMIGLLASIERPDYFEKLIMIGPSPRYLNDDNGYVGGFELSDITEILDMMEMNFSGWASFLAPIAMNNPDSPKLTKELEQTFNSANPLIAREFAEVTFLSDHRGDLTKASVSVPILIMQCSDDSIVPIEVGEYLHNHLKASTFRLMTAKGHYPHISHPEETIQLITQFL; from the coding sequence CTTTTTGCACATGGATTTGGCTGCGATCAAAATATGTGGCGCTATATTACGCCTGCTTTCGAGGAGCAATACCAAATTATTTTGTTTGATTATGTTGGTTCTGGTAATTCAGATTTAAACGCTTATCAATCTGATAAATATCAGTCTCTACAAGGGTACAAGCAAGATGTTTTAGACATAATTGAAGCGCTTGGGCTGCAACAGGTCATTTTTATTGGTCACTCTATTAGTTCAATGATTGGTTTACTTGCATCAATCGAACGCCCTGATTACTTTGAAAAACTAATTATGATTGGACCTTCGCCGCGGTATTTAAATGATGACAATGGCTATGTTGGTGGATTTGAGCTGAGTGATATTACGGAAATATTAGATATGATGGAAATGAATTTTTCAGGTTGGGCTAGCTTTCTAGCACCGATTGCCATGAATAATCCTGACTCTCCTAAACTAACAAAAGAGCTTGAACAAACTTTTAATTCTGCTAACCCACTGATTGCAAGGGAGTTTGCGGAAGTAACGTTTTTATCAGATCATCGAGGCGACTTAACAAAGGCTAGTGTGAGTGTGCCTATTTTAATTATGCAATGTTCGGACGATAGTATCGTTCCAATTGAGGTTGGCGAATATTTGCACAATCATTTAAAAGCCAGTACGTTTCGATTAATGACTGCAAAAGGTCATTATCCTCATATTAGCCATCCTGAGGAAACGATTCAGTTAATTACACAATTTCTGTAA
- the pheT gene encoding phenylalanine--tRNA ligase subunit beta, translated as MLVSLEWLKDYVSTQDLAPEDLAEKITRSGIEVDAVIDRASGMDKVVVGYVVSKEKHPEADKLNICQVDVGEAEPQQIICGAPNVDAGQKVIVARPGAHLPGGIKIKKAKLRGHESNGMICSLQELGIEGKLVPKAYAEGIYVLPADAEVGSDALAVLGLRDTVLELGLTPNRSDALSMLGVAYEVGAILSEEVKYPEIEYHTSSEKAGDLLKLRVEDLQANPMYVAKVVKNVKIAESPMWLQHRLMAAGVRPHNNVVDVTNYILMEYGQPLHAFDYDSLATGEIVVRKATEGEKITTLDDQERTLKATDLVITNGKEPVAIAGVMGGANSEVTETTTTVVIESAYFDGLTVRQTSRNLGLRSDASARFEKGVDPNRVIPAAERAAALLAELAGGEVLEGTCIVDELDKTPARVVVSPDFINERLGMKISLEDMLSILERLKFGVEAANGLLIIDAPTRRQDIKIEEDIVEEIARLYGYDEIPMTLPEGANQVGQLTAYQANRRVVRDYLEGAGLYQAVTYSLTSEALSQRFALKAEPVTRLLMPMSEDRSTLRQSLIPHLIEAAAYNVARKADSVALYEVGSVFLGQTEEGLPFEEEHVAAVLTGKWLDHAWQGEKKEVDFFVLKGIIEGVIGKLGLTDRIAFVKTEVAGLHPGRTASILLDGEQVGIIGGLHPAEQKSWGVKDTYVMEMNLVALLHANASEAPLGYKAVPRFPAMSRDIALVMDRATAAGEVITAIRSAGVKLLKDIRVFDVYEGEKMEAGKKSVAFSLTYFDPERTLTDDEVVAAHNKVLKTIATIEGTEVR; from the coding sequence ATGTTAGTATCATTAGAATGGTTAAAAGATTATGTAAGTACACAGGACTTAGCGCCTGAAGATTTAGCAGAAAAAATTACACGCTCAGGTATTGAAGTAGACGCAGTTATTGACCGTGCTAGCGGCATGGATAAAGTCGTTGTCGGCTATGTTGTGTCAAAGGAGAAGCACCCTGAAGCTGATAAATTAAACATTTGCCAAGTTGATGTTGGAGAAGCAGAGCCACAACAAATTATTTGTGGAGCGCCAAACGTAGATGCAGGGCAAAAAGTAATCGTTGCTCGTCCTGGTGCACATTTACCAGGAGGCATTAAAATTAAAAAAGCAAAACTTCGTGGGCACGAGTCAAACGGCATGATTTGTTCATTACAAGAGCTTGGTATTGAAGGTAAGTTAGTACCGAAAGCTTATGCTGAAGGCATTTATGTGTTGCCAGCAGATGCAGAGGTGGGCTCTGATGCACTAGCGGTTTTAGGTCTTCGTGATACTGTGCTTGAGCTTGGCTTAACACCAAACCGCTCCGATGCGCTTTCAATGCTAGGCGTGGCTTATGAGGTTGGTGCAATTCTGTCAGAAGAAGTAAAGTACCCAGAAATCGAATATCATACATCTTCCGAAAAAGCAGGGGACTTATTAAAGCTTCGCGTGGAAGATTTGCAAGCGAACCCAATGTACGTAGCGAAAGTTGTGAAAAACGTTAAAATTGCAGAGTCACCAATGTGGTTACAGCACCGATTAATGGCAGCTGGAGTACGTCCTCACAATAATGTAGTCGATGTGACAAACTATATTTTAATGGAATATGGTCAACCGCTTCATGCATTTGACTACGATAGCTTAGCTACAGGTGAAATTGTTGTTCGTAAAGCAACAGAAGGTGAAAAAATTACGACTTTAGATGACCAAGAACGTACATTAAAGGCAACTGATTTAGTCATTACTAATGGCAAGGAGCCAGTAGCGATTGCAGGTGTAATGGGTGGAGCAAATTCTGAGGTAACAGAAACGACAACAACTGTAGTTATTGAATCTGCCTATTTCGATGGTTTAACAGTTCGCCAAACTTCACGTAATCTAGGTCTTCGCTCGGATGCATCAGCTCGCTTTGAAAAAGGCGTTGATCCAAACCGAGTAATTCCTGCAGCAGAACGTGCAGCAGCATTACTAGCTGAGTTAGCTGGCGGTGAAGTGTTAGAAGGTACTTGTATCGTTGATGAATTAGATAAAACACCAGCTCGTGTTGTTGTCTCTCCAGACTTTATTAACGAACGTCTTGGCATGAAAATTTCATTAGAAGATATGCTTTCTATTTTAGAGCGTTTAAAATTCGGTGTAGAAGCAGCGAATGGCTTATTAATTATTGATGCACCAACACGTCGACAAGATATTAAAATTGAAGAAGATATCGTTGAAGAAATTGCACGTTTATATGGTTATGATGAAATTCCAATGACTTTACCAGAGGGTGCAAACCAAGTTGGGCAATTGACAGCTTACCAAGCGAATCGTCGTGTCGTGCGTGACTATTTAGAAGGTGCAGGCCTTTATCAGGCTGTTACTTATTCTTTAACATCTGAAGCACTATCACAACGCTTTGCACTAAAAGCTGAGCCTGTAACACGTTTATTAATGCCGATGAGTGAAGACCGTTCAACACTGCGCCAAAGCTTGATTCCACATTTAATTGAAGCAGCAGCCTATAACGTTGCGCGTAAAGCAGATAGCGTAGCATTATATGAAGTTGGTTCTGTGTTCCTTGGTCAAACAGAAGAGGGGCTACCTTTTGAAGAAGAGCATGTAGCTGCTGTTTTAACAGGTAAATGGTTAGATCATGCTTGGCAAGGTGAGAAAAAGGAAGTAGACTTCTTTGTACTAAAAGGAATTATTGAGGGTGTCATTGGCAAGCTTGGATTAACAGATCGCATTGCATTTGTTAAAACAGAGGTAGCTGGCTTACATCCTGGACGAACAGCAAGTATTTTATTAGACGGAGAACAAGTTGGTATTATCGGTGGCTTACATCCTGCAGAACAAAAGTCATGGGGTGTCAAAGATACGTATGTAATGGAAATGAATTTAGTAGCATTACTTCATGCGAATGCAAGTGAAGCACCACTTGGTTATAAAGCGGTTCCTCGTTTCCCTGCGATGTCTCGTGATATCGCGCTTGTTATGGACCGTGCAACAGCAGCAGGTGAAGTAATTACTGCGATACGTTCAGCGGGTGTGAAGCTGTTGAAGGACATTCGCGTGTTTGATGTCTATGAAGGTGAAAAAATGGAAGCAGGTAAAAAATCTGTTGCCTTCTCATTAACATACTTCGATCCAGAACGAACATTAACAGATGATGAGGTAGTTGCAGCACATAACAAAGTGTTAAAAACAATTGCTACAATTGAAGGAACAGAAGTACGTTAA
- the pheS gene encoding phenylalanine--tRNA ligase subunit alpha, producing the protein MEEQLKQLEQEALAKIEAAANLKELNDVRVAYLGKKGPITDLLKGMGKLSAEERPKMGALVNTVRENVTAVLEAKVTVLEEAAIAEKLASESIDVTLPGRDIKVGNRHPLTRVIEEIEDLFIGMGYEIAEGPEVEKDYYNFEALNLPKGHPARDMQDSFYISEEILLRTHTSPVQARTMEEKKGESIRIICPGKVFRRDNDDATHSHQFMQIEGLVIGENIRMSDLKGTLDTLAKKMFGADREIRLRPSFFPFTEPSVEMDISCFKCGGSGCNVCKGTGWIEILGAGMVHPNVLEMAGYDPKKVSGFAFGIGAERIAMLKYGVDDIRHFYTSDTRFLSQFERTEA; encoded by the coding sequence ATGGAAGAGCAATTAAAGCAATTAGAGCAAGAAGCGCTAGCGAAAATTGAAGCAGCAGCAAATTTAAAAGAATTAAATGATGTACGTGTCGCTTATTTAGGAAAAAAGGGACCAATCACAGATTTATTAAAAGGCATGGGGAAACTATCGGCTGAAGAGCGTCCGAAAATGGGTGCTTTAGTTAATACGGTTCGTGAAAATGTCACTGCGGTGCTAGAAGCAAAAGTAACTGTTTTAGAAGAAGCAGCTATTGCCGAAAAATTAGCAAGTGAGTCGATTGATGTTACATTACCTGGTCGTGACATTAAAGTAGGGAACCGTCACCCATTAACACGCGTTATCGAAGAAATTGAAGATTTATTTATCGGGATGGGTTATGAAATTGCTGAAGGACCAGAAGTAGAAAAGGATTACTATAACTTTGAAGCTTTAAACTTACCAAAAGGTCACCCTGCTCGTGATATGCAGGATTCGTTCTATATTTCCGAGGAAATATTATTACGTACACATACATCGCCAGTACAGGCACGCACAATGGAAGAGAAAAAAGGCGAATCTATCCGTATCATTTGTCCAGGGAAAGTATTCCGTCGTGATAATGACGACGCAACACACTCTCACCAATTTATGCAAATTGAAGGTTTAGTCATTGGCGAAAATATTCGAATGAGCGACCTTAAAGGTACGTTAGATACGTTAGCGAAAAAAATGTTCGGTGCAGATCGTGAAATACGTTTACGCCCAAGCTTCTTCCCATTCACAGAGCCATCTGTTGAGATGGACATTTCTTGCTTTAAATGCGGCGGCTCAGGCTGTAACGTATGTAAAGGCACAGGTTGGATTGAAATTTTAGGTGCAGGTATGGTACACCCAAATGTGCTTGAAATGGCAGGCTACGATCCGAAGAAAGTTTCTGGTTTCGCATTTGGTATTGGTGCAGAACGTATTGCGATGTTGAAATATGGTGTCGACGATATTCGTCATTTCTATACAAGTGATACACGTTTCTTATCACAATTCGAGCGAACAGAGGCGTAA
- the rnhC gene encoding ribonuclease HIII, translating to MSNIVLLISTNAQKEVMSYYASYFVERKAPGVVFAAKLPDTAITMYKSGKCMFQGGGAEREAARWGATGVATTQKSSTIGAKGDTLPEGFASMSVLGSDETGTGDYFGPITVAAVYVPSTKIELINELGVKDSKMLTDDYMRKIAPDLRAACIHSVLVLRNEKYNVLQARGYSQGKMKAMMHNKALGNTLSKMAPEKPTHILIDQFAERGVYYNYLKNERDIVKEDVLFSTKAEQLHVSVATASILARAAFLKEMDRLSELAGIELQKGASSKVDALAARIWRGQGEEFLRSITKWHFANTEKARKLK from the coding sequence ATGTCAAATATTGTACTATTAATTTCAACAAATGCACAAAAAGAGGTGATGTCTTATTACGCAAGTTATTTTGTGGAGCGAAAAGCACCAGGTGTGGTGTTTGCCGCAAAACTTCCTGATACAGCTATTACGATGTATAAATCAGGGAAATGTATGTTCCAAGGCGGGGGAGCTGAGCGAGAAGCCGCACGTTGGGGTGCCACTGGGGTAGCAACTACTCAAAAGTCCTCAACCATTGGAGCAAAAGGCGATACGCTTCCAGAAGGCTTTGCCTCAATGTCTGTGTTAGGCTCCGATGAAACGGGGACAGGCGATTATTTTGGTCCTATAACAGTCGCTGCAGTTTACGTTCCTTCTACAAAAATAGAACTAATAAATGAGCTCGGTGTTAAAGATTCTAAAATGCTTACTGATGACTATATGCGCAAAATAGCACCTGATTTACGTGCAGCATGTATCCATAGCGTACTCGTATTGCGCAATGAAAAATATAATGTATTACAAGCACGTGGCTACTCTCAGGGTAAAATGAAAGCAATGATGCATAATAAGGCGCTCGGCAATACACTGTCAAAAATGGCACCTGAAAAACCTACGCATATTTTAATTGATCAGTTTGCTGAACGCGGCGTCTATTACAATTATTTAAAAAATGAGCGGGACATTGTAAAAGAGGATGTACTATTTTCAACGAAAGCTGAACAATTACATGTTTCAGTTGCTACTGCTTCGATTTTAGCTCGCGCTGCATTCTTAAAGGAAATGGATCGACTAAGTGAGCTTGCTGGCATAGAGTTACAAAAAGGGGCATCAAGTAAAGTTGATGCACTAGCTGCCCGAATTTGGCGTGGACAAGGGGAGGAATTTTTGCGCTCCATCACAAAATGGCATTTTGCTAATACAGAAAAGGCTCGGAAGTTAAAATAA
- a CDS encoding TrmH family RNA methyltransferase, with protein sequence MKRIESTQNALVKYWKKLATTRKERERSGEFLVEGFHLVEEALKNSGQVLQLIVREGVDLPMLWPIDDVAMVEVTAAVAKEFAETETSQGVFAVCKQMTVEQDVMGSWRKVLLIDAVQDPGNIGTMIRTADAAGLDAVILGKGCADLYNPKTLRSAQGSHFHIPVIRGELEDWIDMLQDNGVPVFGTALDEDAVIYHDIQHTGAFAIMMGNEGSGINPQLLAMTDQNMIIPIFGQAESLNVAVATGIVLYGFVK encoded by the coding sequence ATGAAGAGAATAGAATCTACGCAAAATGCGTTGGTAAAATATTGGAAAAAATTAGCGACTACACGAAAAGAACGTGAGCGTTCAGGTGAGTTTTTAGTTGAGGGATTCCATTTAGTAGAAGAAGCGCTGAAAAATAGTGGTCAAGTGTTACAGCTAATTGTGCGAGAGGGTGTTGACTTACCGATGCTATGGCCAATTGATGATGTGGCAATGGTAGAAGTAACGGCAGCTGTTGCAAAGGAATTTGCTGAGACCGAGACTTCACAAGGTGTGTTTGCTGTTTGTAAGCAAATGACGGTAGAGCAAGATGTCATGGGTTCATGGCGCAAAGTCCTTTTAATCGATGCTGTACAAGATCCAGGTAACATTGGCACAATGATTCGAACAGCAGATGCAGCTGGTTTAGATGCGGTTATACTTGGCAAAGGCTGTGCAGATCTTTATAACCCGAAAACGTTGCGCTCTGCTCAAGGGTCACATTTCCATATTCCAGTGATTCGTGGGGAATTAGAGGATTGGATCGATATGCTTCAGGATAATGGTGTTCCAGTATTTGGAACGGCGCTTGATGAAGATGCTGTCATTTATCATGATATTCAGCATACAGGTGCTTTCGCTATTATGATGGGGAATGAAGGCAGTGGCATTAATCCACAGTTATTAGCAATGACCGATCAAAATATGATTATTCCTATTTTCGGACAAGCAGAATCATTAAATGTCGCTGTTGCAACGGGTATTGTTTTGTATGGATTTGTAAAATAG
- a CDS encoding sensor domain-containing diguanylate cyclase, with product MDKRLNYAPCGFIAITHDGMMIEVNQTFLEWIGYERVDLLHQHIELLMSKPNKMIFHSYFYPTINLNDHVEELFISLKHRDGTAIPFLLNGRKYMVGEAECIDCILVPMKKRIDYELELRSAKKQLEAAYLEKDQALAKLEQLHLEIERKQNELLSINATLVELSVTDKLTGLKNRRFFQEKLEEQLAIFDETAQLFSLLILDIDHFKKVNDTYGHQVGDEVLAQLARILNAHARQDDVVARYGGEEFVIILPETDVDTSRTIAEQIRRVVEQAEWQTGKVTISIGIATVTEKDTDATILKKADQALYVSKENGRNRVSTFECLTPKQF from the coding sequence ATGGATAAACGATTGAACTATGCACCTTGTGGATTTATTGCCATTACGCATGATGGAATGATGATAGAGGTGAATCAGACCTTTCTTGAGTGGATAGGTTATGAACGGGTGGATTTATTACACCAGCATATTGAATTGCTAATGTCCAAGCCTAATAAGATGATTTTTCATTCTTATTTTTACCCAACAATAAATCTGAACGATCATGTGGAAGAACTGTTTATCAGTTTAAAGCATCGCGATGGTACTGCGATTCCTTTTCTATTGAATGGTAGGAAGTATATGGTGGGAGAGGCTGAATGTATTGATTGTATTTTAGTGCCTATGAAAAAGCGCATTGATTATGAATTAGAGTTACGCTCAGCTAAAAAGCAATTAGAGGCTGCTTATTTAGAAAAGGATCAGGCTTTAGCTAAATTAGAGCAACTGCATTTGGAAATTGAGCGAAAACAAAATGAGCTTTTAAGCATAAACGCCACATTAGTAGAACTATCCGTTACTGATAAGCTAACAGGATTGAAGAACAGAAGGTTTTTTCAAGAGAAGCTTGAGGAGCAACTTGCTATATTCGATGAAACAGCACAACTATTCTCTCTTTTAATTTTGGATATCGATCATTTTAAAAAGGTAAATGATACATACGGACATCAAGTAGGTGATGAAGTTCTTGCCCAATTGGCACGAATTTTAAATGCGCATGCCCGACAAGATGATGTCGTCGCTCGTTATGGTGGAGAGGAATTTGTTATTATTTTACCTGAAACAGATGTAGATACGTCGAGGACGATTGCTGAGCAAATACGTCGGGTTGTTGAACAGGCGGAATGGCAAACTGGTAAAGTCACGATAAGTATCGGTATTGCGACCGTAACAGAAAAGGATACAGATGCAACGATTTTGAAAAAGGCAGATCAAGCATTATATGTATCGAAAGAGAACGGAAGAAATAGGGTAAGCACTTTTGAGTGCCTGACACCCAAACAATTCTGA